One region of Skermanella mucosa genomic DNA includes:
- a CDS encoding AsmA family protein, with translation MRKFLIGLALVAVVLVAVVVAVPFLVPVEQYKGRIEAEVAQRTGREFRIQGPMSLSLLPTLAIELNDVSFAGPPGARTPEMVRLGQLELELKPWPLLRGEVQVDTLVLREPRIALEVDAQGRPNWVLDQSPAADQPAPAGPGDGQEQTAGVPDIRLGEVELVDGRVSYFDARTQALHEVTDVDVTLMAPDLARPADLKGRLVYRERPVTVETRIEQPRALIETGASGLTAAVNGDLLSIRFDGALERAAAGPGATGTLDLRAPELRQLATWVTGTDPGDLPVQSASVAGGLAANADRIALTGGTYKAGDMEATGNVAVALAGARPKIEGVLNVARLNLDRYLNQPRTAGSAAPAQPTPAAPAAAPGPAPSPAGDAGWSTRPIDFSALRTVDADLKVALAGLTVKGVDVGASDMAMTLDGGRLRTVLGETALFDGTVSGQVNADASAAVPALALDLRINGVQAEPVLTRFADFNRLAGTARAVASLRTTGASERAMVEGLNGQGSVTFTDGAIKGINLAAMVRNAAAAFQGQPVGNEPQQTDFAELGGNFTIQNGVVRNDDLRLLAPLLRLEGRGTVALPSKTIDYRLQPRLVSTIEGQGGTRDVTGIAVPVLVRGSLTDPSFAPDLAGLAEEALRNPEAIREQIEGLKGKKPEEAVRGLIEGLTGGQNAAPGQGSSDPAQQLRGLFGR, from the coding sequence ATGAGAAAGTTCCTGATCGGCCTTGCGCTGGTTGCCGTCGTCCTGGTGGCGGTGGTGGTGGCCGTGCCGTTCCTCGTTCCGGTCGAACAGTACAAGGGACGCATAGAGGCCGAAGTCGCCCAGCGTACCGGCCGCGAGTTCCGGATCCAGGGGCCGATGTCGCTCTCCCTGTTGCCGACCCTGGCCATCGAACTTAACGACGTCTCGTTCGCCGGCCCGCCGGGCGCACGGACTCCGGAGATGGTCCGCCTCGGCCAGCTCGAACTTGAACTCAAGCCGTGGCCTCTGCTGCGGGGGGAAGTCCAGGTCGACACGCTGGTCCTGCGGGAGCCGAGGATCGCCCTGGAAGTCGATGCCCAGGGCCGCCCCAACTGGGTCCTCGACCAATCCCCGGCGGCGGACCAGCCGGCGCCGGCCGGGCCGGGCGACGGGCAGGAGCAGACCGCCGGAGTGCCCGACATCCGGCTCGGCGAGGTCGAGCTGGTGGACGGCAGGGTCAGCTACTTCGATGCCCGTACCCAGGCGCTGCACGAGGTCACCGACGTGGACGTGACCCTGATGGCGCCCGATCTCGCCCGGCCGGCCGACCTCAAGGGCCGCCTGGTCTATCGCGAGCGGCCCGTGACGGTCGAGACGCGCATCGAACAGCCCCGGGCCTTGATCGAGACCGGTGCCTCCGGGCTGACCGCGGCGGTCAACGGCGATCTGCTGTCGATCCGGTTCGACGGCGCGCTGGAGCGGGCCGCGGCGGGACCGGGAGCCACCGGGACGCTGGATCTCCGTGCGCCGGAACTGCGCCAGCTCGCGACCTGGGTGACCGGAACCGATCCGGGCGACCTGCCTGTCCAGTCGGCTTCGGTGGCCGGCGGGCTGGCGGCGAACGCCGACCGCATCGCCCTGACCGGCGGCACCTACAAGGCGGGTGACATGGAGGCGACCGGCAACGTCGCGGTCGCGCTCGCCGGAGCGCGTCCGAAGATCGAAGGCGTGCTGAACGTGGCCCGGCTCAACCTGGACCGTTATCTGAACCAGCCAAGGACCGCCGGGAGCGCGGCGCCCGCGCAGCCAACTCCGGCGGCACCGGCTGCGGCACCGGGTCCAGCGCCCTCTCCCGCCGGGGACGCGGGGTGGAGCACCCGTCCGATCGACTTCAGCGCCCTTCGTACGGTGGATGCCGACCTCAAGGTCGCCCTGGCCGGGCTGACCGTGAAGGGGGTCGATGTCGGCGCTTCCGACATGGCGATGACGCTGGATGGCGGCCGGCTCCGGACCGTGCTGGGCGAGACCGCCCTGTTCGACGGAACGGTATCCGGGCAGGTGAACGCCGACGCGTCCGCCGCGGTGCCGGCCCTGGCGCTCGATCTCCGGATCAACGGCGTCCAGGCGGAGCCGGTGCTGACCCGGTTCGCCGATTTCAACCGGCTGGCCGGAACGGCGCGGGCTGTCGCCTCGCTGAGGACGACCGGCGCCAGCGAGCGGGCCATGGTCGAGGGGCTCAACGGGCAGGGCTCGGTCACCTTCACCGACGGCGCGATCAAGGGCATCAACCTGGCAGCCATGGTGCGGAACGCGGCGGCCGCCTTCCAGGGGCAGCCGGTCGGCAACGAGCCGCAGCAGACCGACTTCGCGGAGCTGGGCGGCAACTTCACCATCCAGAACGGCGTGGTCCGGAACGACGACCTGCGCCTGCTGGCGCCGCTCCTCCGGCTGGAAGGCCGCGGCACCGTGGCGCTGCCGTCCAAGACGATCGACTATCGGCTGCAGCCCCGGCTTGTCAGCACGATCGAGGGGCAGGGCGGCACCCGCGACGTCACCGGCATCGCGGTGCCGGTCCTGGTCCGCGGCAGCCTGACCGACCCGAGCTTCGCGCCCGATCTCGCCGGTCTCGCCGAGGAGGCGCTGCGCAATCCCGAGGCGATCCGCGAGCAGATCGAGGGGCTGAAGGGCAAGAAGCCGGAGGAAGCGGTCAGGGGCCTGATCGAGGGGTTGACCGGCGGCCAGAACGCCGCTCCCGGCCAGGGATCGAGCGATCCGGCACAGCAGTTGCGGGGGCTGTTCGGCCGCTGA
- a CDS encoding CidA/LrgA family protein, with protein MIAALMGLLACQLAGELLARLLSLPVPGPVLGTILLFLVLITRGRIPDTLRDVSRTLLANLSLLFVPAGVGIIQHLDRLRGEWLGIAAAVFGSTVLTMVVAVLVFRGVSRLTGADTEASDRGRA; from the coding sequence ATGATTGCCGCCTTGATGGGCCTGCTGGCCTGCCAGCTGGCGGGTGAGCTGCTGGCCCGCCTGCTCAGCCTTCCGGTGCCCGGTCCGGTGCTCGGGACGATTCTGCTGTTCCTGGTCCTGATCACCCGGGGGCGGATTCCGGACACGCTGCGCGACGTGTCGCGGACCCTGCTGGCCAACCTGTCCCTGCTGTTCGTTCCGGCCGGGGTCGGCATCATCCAGCATCTCGACCGCCTGCGCGGCGAGTGGCTCGGGATCGCCGCCGCGGTGTTCGGCAGCACCGTGCTGACCATGGTGGTCGCGGTGCTGGTCTTCCGCGGCGTCTCGCGCCTGACCGGGGCCGACACGGAGGCATCGGACCGGGGGCGGGCATGA
- a CDS encoding LrgB family protein, with translation MITDVIEPAIQDVWVYLTARPLVWLTVTIAAYLIGQWCFERAGRRPLVNPVAIAVVLLVALLMLTGTDYQTYFDGAQFVHFLLGPATVALAVPLFQNFAQVRRAALPMLAALVAGSVTAILSAVGIAMLFGVSLETSRSLASKSVTMPIAMGITEQIGGIPSLTAVVVMITGIIGAMVVTPLMDLLRIGDWRARGFAVGVASHGIGTARAFQVNEIAGTFAGIAMALNGIATAIMVPLLISLLD, from the coding sequence ATGATCACGGACGTCATCGAACCGGCGATCCAGGATGTCTGGGTCTATCTGACCGCCCGTCCGCTGGTCTGGCTGACGGTCACGATCGCCGCATACCTGATCGGCCAGTGGTGTTTCGAACGGGCCGGCCGCCGTCCGCTGGTCAATCCCGTCGCGATCGCGGTGGTCCTGCTGGTGGCGTTGCTGATGCTGACCGGAACGGACTACCAGACCTACTTCGACGGGGCCCAGTTCGTCCATTTCCTGCTGGGGCCGGCCACGGTGGCCCTCGCCGTGCCGCTGTTCCAGAACTTCGCCCAGGTCCGGCGCGCGGCCCTGCCGATGCTGGCGGCGCTGGTTGCGGGGTCGGTCACGGCGATCCTGTCGGCGGTGGGCATCGCGATGCTGTTCGGCGTCAGCCTGGAAACCTCGCGCTCGCTTGCTTCCAAGTCGGTCACAATGCCGATCGCCATGGGCATCACCGAGCAGATCGGCGGCATCCCGTCGCTGACCGCGGTCGTCGTGATGATCACCGGCATCATCGGGGCGATGGTCGTGACGCCCCTGATGGACCTGCTCCGGATCGGCGACTGGCGGGCGCGCGGCTTCGCCGTGGGTGTGGCGAGCCACGGGATCGGTACGGCCCGGGCGTTCCAGGTCAACGAGATCGCAGGCACCTTCGCCGGCATCGCCATGGCGCTCAACGGCATCGCGACCGCGATCATGGTTCCGCTGCTGATCTCCCTGCTCGATTGA
- a CDS encoding C-terminal binding protein, with protein sequence MDTPQARNSAPPVAPLVVVLEGGFGSYDRERDVLRPFGASLMERSCRGDRELLHGAIRLADAVLVRECPLDRAAFESMERCRIVVRYGVALDTIDLAAAAERRIPVANVPEFGVDEVSDHALGLLLSVARRIPARDRDVRSGRWNVARAEPMHRLAGGTLGLIGYGRIGAAFHRKAAPLGFARTLVHDPALGEAPEGTELVPLGRLCLEADVISLHASLEAGSRHLINRAMIGLMKPTAILLNTARGGLIDEAALVEALLERRLFGAGLDVFEREPPGADNLLMQVPGVVMTDHTAWYSEQSVADLQRSAAEEIARVFGGAKPLNWVNPWRDDA encoded by the coding sequence GTGGACACTCCGCAGGCCCGTAATTCGGCGCCCCCCGTGGCGCCGCTGGTCGTCGTCCTGGAGGGCGGTTTCGGCAGCTACGACAGGGAACGTGACGTCCTGCGGCCGTTCGGCGCCAGCCTCATGGAGCGGTCCTGCCGCGGCGATCGGGAGCTCCTGCACGGCGCGATTCGCCTGGCCGACGCGGTGCTGGTGCGCGAATGTCCGCTCGACCGTGCCGCCTTCGAGTCGATGGAAAGATGCCGGATCGTCGTCCGCTATGGCGTGGCGCTCGATACGATCGACCTGGCTGCCGCGGCAGAGCGTCGCATTCCGGTCGCCAACGTGCCCGAGTTCGGGGTGGACGAGGTCAGCGACCATGCGCTCGGCCTGCTGCTTTCGGTGGCGCGGCGCATTCCGGCGCGCGATCGGGACGTGCGGTCCGGCCGGTGGAACGTGGCGCGGGCCGAGCCGATGCACCGGCTCGCCGGCGGCACGCTTGGGTTGATCGGCTACGGCAGGATCGGGGCGGCCTTCCATCGCAAGGCCGCTCCCCTGGGGTTCGCCCGGACGCTGGTCCACGATCCGGCCCTGGGGGAGGCGCCGGAGGGTACCGAACTGGTCCCGCTCGGCCGGCTCTGCCTGGAAGCCGACGTGATCTCGCTGCATGCGAGCCTTGAAGCGGGGTCGCGCCACCTGATCAACCGGGCCATGATCGGCCTGATGAAGCCCACCGCGATCCTGCTCAACACTGCCCGCGGCGGGCTGATCGACGAGGCGGCCCTGGTCGAGGCGCTGTTGGAGCGCCGGCTGTTCGGGGCCGGGCTGGACGTTTTCGAACGGGAGCCGCCGGGAGCCGACAACCTGCTGATGCAGGTGCCGGGGGTCGTCATGACCGACCATACCGCTTGGTATTCCGAGCAATCGGTCGCCGACCTCCAGCGTTCCGCCGCCGAGGAGATCGCCCGGGTGTTCGGCGGCGCGAAGCCCCTGAACTGGGTCAATCCCTGGCGGGACGACGCCTGA
- a CDS encoding PHA/PHB synthase family protein: MADLRGDGASSDLEVVDHLMNAMMAQATGGVSPAAVMLAWMDWGLHLASSPAKQIALGQKAVSSIAHWGDYVAGAAAGRSPPPVAEPHGGDRRFAAREWSFWPFNAMVQGFLLTEEWWDAATKGVSGVSRRHENQVNFMARQWLDRRAPSNFLATNPEVLACTLLESGENLVRGARNLVEDIQHQIGGEPPVGTERYRVGRDIAATPGRVVFRNHLIELIRYDPATPQVRAEPLLIVPAWIMKYYILDLSPENSLVRYLVGQGHTVFMVSWRNPTEEDRDLGMDAYRTDGVMAALDAIGTILPGRRIHACGYCLGGTMLAIAASAMARDGDDRLASVTLLAAQTDFTEAGELTVFIDDSQIAYLEHMMWARGFLDTTRMAGAFQLLRSTDLIWSRQVEQYLKGRREPANDLVAWNADQTRMPYRMHAEYLRSLFLENQLMGGRFLVDGRPVSLSDIRAPIFAVGTTRDHIAPWRSVYKINLPTDTKVTFVLTTGGHNAGIVSEPGHRGRGYQIATRHPEDRYVDPDAWVESAPRREGSWWPAWSGWLVEHGAPDPEPPPPVTEGLGPAPGTYVFQK; encoded by the coding sequence ATGGCGGACTTACGGGGCGATGGGGCGTCGAGCGACCTGGAAGTCGTCGATCACCTGATGAACGCGATGATGGCCCAGGCCACGGGAGGCGTGTCGCCCGCCGCGGTGATGCTGGCCTGGATGGACTGGGGGCTTCATCTGGCCTCCTCCCCGGCCAAGCAGATCGCCCTCGGGCAGAAGGCGGTCAGCAGCATCGCCCACTGGGGCGACTATGTCGCTGGCGCCGCCGCTGGTCGCAGCCCGCCGCCCGTCGCCGAACCCCACGGGGGCGACCGTCGTTTTGCCGCCCGGGAGTGGAGCTTCTGGCCGTTCAACGCCATGGTGCAGGGCTTCCTGCTGACCGAGGAGTGGTGGGACGCCGCCACGAAGGGCGTCTCGGGGGTCAGCCGGCGCCACGAGAACCAGGTGAACTTCATGGCGCGCCAGTGGCTGGACCGGCGCGCCCCCTCGAACTTCCTGGCGACCAACCCCGAGGTGCTGGCCTGCACACTGCTCGAATCGGGTGAAAACCTCGTCCGGGGAGCCCGCAACCTGGTCGAGGACATCCAGCACCAGATCGGCGGCGAACCGCCGGTCGGCACGGAGCGCTACCGCGTCGGGCGCGATATCGCGGCGACGCCCGGCCGGGTGGTCTTCCGCAACCACCTGATCGAGCTGATCCGGTACGATCCGGCCACGCCGCAGGTCCGGGCCGAGCCGTTGCTGATCGTGCCGGCCTGGATCATGAAGTACTACATCCTCGACCTGTCGCCCGAGAATTCGCTGGTCCGGTACCTGGTCGGGCAGGGACATACCGTCTTCATGGTGTCCTGGCGCAATCCGACGGAGGAGGACCGGGATCTCGGGATGGACGCGTACCGCACCGACGGAGTCATGGCCGCGCTTGACGCGATCGGCACCATCCTGCCGGGACGGCGCATCCATGCCTGCGGCTACTGCCTGGGCGGCACCATGCTCGCGATCGCCGCCTCGGCCATGGCGCGCGACGGCGACGACCGGCTCGCGTCGGTGACCCTGCTCGCCGCGCAGACCGACTTCACGGAGGCCGGCGAGCTGACCGTCTTCATCGACGACAGCCAGATAGCCTACCTTGAGCACATGATGTGGGCCCGGGGCTTCCTGGACACCACGCGGATGGCGGGGGCGTTCCAGCTCCTGCGGTCCACCGACCTGATCTGGTCGCGCCAGGTGGAACAGTATCTCAAGGGCCGCCGGGAGCCGGCGAACGACCTGGTGGCGTGGAACGCCGACCAGACCCGCATGCCCTACCGCATGCATGCGGAGTACCTGCGCAGCCTGTTCCTGGAGAACCAGCTGATGGGCGGCCGTTTCCTGGTCGACGGCCGGCCGGTCTCGCTCAGCGATATCCGCGCCCCGATCTTCGCGGTCGGCACCACGCGCGACCACATCGCTCCCTGGCGGTCGGTCTACAAGATCAACCTGCCGACGGACACCAAGGTGACCTTCGTGCTGACCACCGGGGGCCATAATGCCGGCATCGTCAGCGAGCCGGGCCATCGCGGCCGCGGCTACCAGATCGCCACCCGGCATCCGGAGGACCGTTACGTCGATCCCGACGCCTGGGTCGAATCGGCGCCCCGCCGGGAAGGGTCCTGGTGGCCCGCCTGGTCCGGATGGCTGGTGGAGCACGGCGCCCCCGATCCGGAACCACCGCCCCCCGTCACCGAGGGGCTGGGGCCCGCGCCCGGAACCTACGTCTTCCAGAAGTGA
- a CDS encoding efflux RND transporter periplasmic adaptor subunit gives MNDILNRQLLSVTGLVQLEKRIRHAATPEEFGFLVVNETHALVRYRQAILWRRTGGGDGKVTAVSGLALPDANAPFLVWLCKLLKHLDSRPESGGAIEAVDASLVPAQLAQDWGEWLPPHALRIPLDGIDGQRLGCLLLVRDEPWTDHDRHLMAYLGDAYAHSWAALLDRHRGHRAGWPGRRKGRLGLAVLILAAGLAWVPVRQSALAPAEVIPKEPVVVRAPIDGVIDRFEVRPNEMVAEGQVLLALDPARLQNRLDVARKAHEVGEAEYRQAAQQAVFDPRSKTNLAILQGRMEQNAAEVAYLEGLLDRIEVRAPRPGIAIFDDVNDWIGKPVSIGERILVVADPAEVELEIHLPVADAIALEQGSEVALFLNVDPQHPIAGTLEFASYQASPTPEGALAYRLKAALAADAARPRIGMKGIAKVHGEETTLFYYIMRRPLAALRQRLGL, from the coding sequence ATGAACGATATCCTGAACCGGCAGCTGCTCAGCGTCACCGGCCTCGTGCAGTTGGAGAAGCGCATCCGGCACGCGGCGACGCCGGAAGAGTTCGGCTTCCTCGTCGTCAACGAAACCCATGCCCTGGTGCGTTATCGCCAGGCGATCCTGTGGCGGAGGACCGGTGGCGGCGACGGCAAGGTGACGGCGGTGTCCGGTCTGGCGCTGCCGGACGCCAACGCCCCCTTCCTGGTCTGGCTGTGCAAGCTGCTGAAGCACCTGGATTCCAGACCGGAGTCCGGCGGCGCCATCGAGGCGGTCGACGCCTCCCTGGTGCCGGCGCAACTCGCGCAGGACTGGGGCGAGTGGTTGCCGCCCCATGCCCTGAGGATTCCCCTGGACGGCATCGACGGCCAGCGGCTGGGCTGCCTGCTGCTGGTACGGGACGAGCCCTGGACGGACCACGACCGCCACCTCATGGCCTATCTGGGCGACGCCTACGCGCATTCCTGGGCGGCTCTGCTGGACCGGCATCGGGGCCACCGCGCCGGCTGGCCGGGCCGGCGGAAGGGCCGGCTGGGCTTGGCCGTCCTGATCCTCGCCGCCGGGCTCGCCTGGGTGCCGGTCCGCCAGTCCGCCCTCGCCCCGGCGGAGGTCATCCCCAAGGAGCCGGTGGTCGTGCGGGCGCCGATCGACGGGGTGATCGACCGGTTCGAGGTGCGGCCGAACGAGATGGTCGCCGAGGGGCAGGTGCTGCTGGCGCTCGACCCCGCCCGCCTCCAGAACCGGCTGGACGTCGCCCGCAAGGCGCACGAGGTCGGCGAGGCCGAATACCGGCAAGCGGCGCAGCAGGCGGTGTTCGACCCGCGCAGCAAGACCAACCTGGCGATTCTCCAGGGACGCATGGAGCAGAACGCGGCGGAGGTGGCCTACTTGGAAGGCCTGCTTGACCGCATCGAGGTCAGGGCGCCGCGTCCCGGCATCGCGATCTTCGACGACGTCAACGACTGGATCGGCAAGCCGGTGTCGATCGGGGAGCGCATCCTGGTCGTCGCCGACCCGGCCGAGGTCGAGCTTGAGATCCATCTGCCGGTCGCCGACGCCATCGCGCTGGAGCAGGGTTCGGAGGTCGCCCTGTTCCTCAACGTCGATCCGCAGCACCCCATCGCCGGCACGCTGGAGTTCGCCAGCTATCAGGCCAGCCCGACGCCGGAAGGCGCGCTCGCCTACCGCCTGAAGGCCGCCCTGGCCGCCGATGCCGCCCGGCCGCGCATCGGCATGAAGGGCATCGCGAAGGTCCATGGCGAGGAGACGACGCTGTTCTACTACATCATGCGCCGCCCCTTGGCGGCTCTGCGCCAGCGGCTGGGCCTGTGA
- a CDS encoding HlyD family efflux transporter periplasmic adaptor subunit produces the protein MTAAVGLGGAQQPARLLPLREELTLHAGPRTRDGAPTWTLHDPANNRFFRIGWLEFEILSRWGSGDMEAIAADIRRRTTLDVSVDHVETVARFLMASNLLQARGEQAIERLVRQAASVRMGPAKWLLKNYLFVRIPLVRPDRFLKAALPLVAWMFTKAFLAAVLAAALAGGYLVLRQWDAFLGTFPHFFSLEGAALAAVALSGAKILHELGHAFTARRFGCRVPTMGVAFLVLWPVLYTDTSEAWKLPSRHRRLAIGAAGMAAELALAAAATLAWSFLPDGPLRSAAFLLATSTWLLTLAINLNPFMRFDGYYLLSDYLDIPNLQDRSFALARWHLREMLFGLGDPVPERWPGHTRRVLLVYAYCTWIYRFFLFLGIALLVYHLFFKLLGIFLMVVELVWFIARPIWGELKEWGMRRDRVRLNRHSLATLLALGCIVALVLVPWRSAVPASAILRAEQQLKLFIPRAARLEEVRVRPGQIVTAGEVLFTFRSPDLEHELGQAERRAELSRWQVQFQGMSRDLLERNQVSWRELEGALAQAAGYRSELARLLVTAPMDGRVVELADPLRPGEWLTANTPLATVIDPASAILEAYVAEADLARIAVGTPGVFHPDDLGQPSVPGTVVAIDDGSSRTLPEPVLASIHGGDVAVRDIRGNEDSLIPESPVYRILIRPDAGLAAPDQVVRGRILLQGERESLIARTWRFAVGVLIRESGF, from the coding sequence GTGACCGCCGCCGTCGGCCTCGGCGGGGCGCAGCAGCCGGCGCGCCTGCTGCCGCTGCGGGAGGAGCTTACCCTCCATGCGGGACCGCGGACCCGGGACGGTGCGCCCACCTGGACGCTGCACGACCCGGCCAACAACAGGTTCTTCCGGATCGGGTGGCTTGAGTTCGAGATCCTGTCGCGCTGGGGTTCGGGCGACATGGAGGCGATCGCCGCCGACATCCGGCGCCGCACCACGCTCGACGTCTCGGTCGATCATGTCGAGACGGTCGCCCGCTTCCTGATGGCGAGCAACCTGCTGCAGGCGCGGGGCGAGCAGGCGATCGAACGGCTGGTCCGGCAGGCGGCGTCGGTCCGCATGGGTCCGGCCAAGTGGCTCCTGAAGAACTACCTGTTCGTCCGAATCCCGCTGGTCCGCCCGGACCGCTTCCTGAAGGCGGCGTTGCCGCTGGTCGCGTGGATGTTCACGAAGGCGTTCCTGGCGGCGGTGCTGGCGGCGGCGCTGGCCGGCGGATATCTCGTGCTGCGCCAGTGGGACGCTTTCCTCGGCACCTTCCCGCACTTCTTCTCCCTGGAGGGCGCCGCCCTGGCCGCGGTCGCGCTGAGCGGCGCCAAGATCCTGCACGAACTGGGACATGCCTTCACCGCGCGCCGGTTCGGCTGCCGGGTGCCGACCATGGGGGTCGCCTTCCTGGTGCTTTGGCCGGTGCTCTACACCGACACCAGCGAAGCCTGGAAGCTGCCGTCGCGGCACCGCCGGCTGGCGATCGGCGCCGCCGGCATGGCGGCGGAGCTGGCGCTGGCGGCCGCGGCGACGCTGGCCTGGAGCTTCCTGCCGGACGGCCCGCTGCGGAGCGCCGCCTTCCTTCTGGCGACGAGCACCTGGCTGCTGACCCTGGCGATCAACCTGAACCCCTTCATGCGGTTCGACGGCTACTACCTGCTGTCGGACTATCTGGACATCCCCAACCTTCAGGACCGCTCCTTCGCGCTGGCCCGGTGGCACCTGCGGGAGATGCTGTTCGGGCTGGGCGATCCCGTGCCGGAGCGCTGGCCCGGTCACACGCGGCGGGTCCTGCTGGTCTATGCCTACTGCACCTGGATCTACCGGTTCTTCCTGTTCCTCGGCATAGCGCTGCTTGTCTATCACCTGTTTTTCAAGCTGCTCGGCATCTTCCTGATGGTGGTCGAGCTGGTCTGGTTCATCGCCCGGCCGATCTGGGGCGAGCTCAAGGAGTGGGGAATGAGGCGCGATCGCGTCCGCTTGAACCGGCACAGCCTCGCGACGCTGCTGGCGCTGGGCTGCATCGTGGCGCTGGTGCTGGTCCCGTGGCGCAGCGCCGTGCCGGCTTCCGCGATCCTGCGCGCGGAACAGCAGTTGAAGCTGTTCATCCCGCGCGCCGCCCGGCTGGAGGAGGTGCGGGTCCGGCCCGGGCAGATCGTCACTGCGGGAGAGGTGCTGTTCACCTTCCGGTCGCCCGACCTGGAGCATGAACTGGGCCAGGCCGAGCGGCGCGCCGAGCTGTCCCGCTGGCAGGTCCAGTTCCAGGGCATGAGCCGGGACCTGCTGGAGCGCAACCAGGTTTCCTGGCGGGAGCTGGAAGGCGCGCTGGCACAGGCGGCGGGCTACCGGAGCGAACTGGCGCGGCTGCTGGTCACGGCGCCGATGGACGGCAGGGTGGTGGAACTGGCCGACCCGCTCCGGCCGGGCGAATGGCTGACGGCCAACACGCCCCTGGCGACGGTGATCGATCCCGCGTCGGCCATCCTCGAGGCCTATGTCGCCGAAGCGGACCTGGCCCGGATCGCGGTGGGAACGCCGGGCGTCTTCCATCCCGACGACCTGGGCCAGCCATCGGTGCCGGGCACCGTCGTCGCGATCGACGACGGCAGCAGCCGAACCCTGCCGGAGCCTGTGCTGGCGTCGATCCATGGCGGCGACGTGGCGGTGCGCGATATCCGCGGCAACGAGGATTCCCTGATCCCGGAAAGCCCGGTCTATCGCATCCTGATCCGCCCGGATGCCGGGCTCGCCGCGCCGGACCAGGTCGTGCGCGGTCGAATCCTGTTGCAGGGCGAGCGCGAGAGCCTGATCGCCCGGACCTGGCGGTTCGCGGTCGGCGTGCTGATCCGGGAGAGCGGCTTCTGA
- a CDS encoding sel1 repeat family protein → MPIPLRWRSISVVLSLAIPAAPLLAPVPASARAAETVAVLDAMETGTVPRPAVDALLAKAGSGDWEAAEVLGRLYDRGVGVRWDPPTALRWYTAAALGGSATAARDAQRLWRGMPPVSQRRAEALLAQVFTDAELVSVGVGPVRRPATRRSWMTHLEAAGIQSPPPPASQAAPAALPVSLPSPAVPPTSLAAPAPASPPAVAAGPQVPRPATKPAFPGAGKVSASVSAKPLIPALKPKP, encoded by the coding sequence ATGCCCATCCCCTTACGCTGGCGCTCTATTTCCGTCGTGCTTTCGTTGGCGATACCGGCGGCTCCCCTGCTTGCCCCGGTTCCCGCCTCGGCGCGGGCCGCGGAAACCGTGGCCGTTCTCGACGCCATGGAGACCGGGACGGTCCCGCGCCCCGCGGTCGACGCCTTGCTCGCGAAAGCCGGATCGGGCGACTGGGAAGCGGCCGAAGTCTTGGGCCGGCTGTACGACCGGGGCGTCGGCGTCAGATGGGATCCGCCCACGGCATTGCGCTGGTACACCGCCGCGGCCCTGGGCGGTTCCGCGACGGCCGCGCGCGATGCGCAGAGACTCTGGCGCGGCATGCCGCCGGTCAGCCAGCGCCGGGCCGAAGCCCTGCTGGCCCAGGTCTTCACCGACGCGGAACTGGTTTCGGTCGGTGTCGGTCCGGTCAGGCGCCCGGCCACGCGACGAAGCTGGATGACCCACCTGGAGGCGGCGGGAATCCAATCCCCTCCCCCGCCGGCCAGCCAAGCCGCGCCGGCAGCATTGCCCGTGTCGTTGCCGTCGCCGGCCGTCCCCCCGACATCCCTGGCGGCACCTGCTCCCGCTTCGCCCCCGGCTGTTGCGGCGGGGCCGCAGGTTCCCCGGCCCGCGACCAAGCCCGCGTTCCCCGGCGCGGGAAAGGTGTCGGCCTCCGTGTCGGCGAAACCGCTGATCCCGGCGCTCAAGCCGAAACCCTGA
- a CDS encoding PRC-barrel domain-containing protein: protein MRTPVTLAATCFLAFAVPAWAQQATSPATHEDMPAQEGPLATNNEVESLIGTDAVAADGRKVGTIENLLIAPDGRIDYVVLEWGGVAGLGERQVAVPWNEVVLSDDNSQAVIDKTQAQLEEMQRYDPDVPAAAGIESNIRPLR, encoded by the coding sequence ATGCGTACGCCCGTCACCCTTGCCGCCACCTGCTTCCTGGCATTCGCCGTGCCGGCCTGGGCGCAGCAGGCGACCAGTCCCGCGACCCACGAGGACATGCCGGCCCAGGAAGGTCCGCTGGCGACCAACAACGAAGTCGAAAGCCTGATCGGCACGGACGCGGTGGCGGCCGACGGCCGAAAGGTCGGCACGATCGAGAACCTGCTGATCGCGCCCGACGGGCGCATCGACTATGTCGTCCTGGAGTGGGGCGGGGTGGCCGGGCTCGGGGAGCGGCAGGTGGCCGTCCCCTGGAACGAGGTCGTGCTGAGCGACGACAACAGCCAGGCCGTGATCGACAAGACCCAGGCACAGCTTGAGGAAATGCAGCGGTACGATCCGGACGTGCCGGCCGCGGCCGGTATCGAATCGAACATCCGGCCGCTGCGCTGA